GGCGAACTGCTGACTGGCACGAACGCGAAACCTTCGACCTTGTCGGTATTCAGTTCGAAAACCACCCTGATCTTCGTCGAATTCTCCTGCCAACCGACTGGGAAGGCCACCCGTTACGGACTGACTATACGGAGCAGGAGCAGTATCACGGCATCAAAACCAAGTAAATACCGGCGCTTTTTTCGTTCTTTACTGACTGTATAGCCATTTCGCTGGTTATTGCTTTATCTGTTCTTCAAAGCAATGAGAAACCCTTACGTCTATTTTTTGAGCCTTCTACTGACGGCCCACTGTCTATTACCCAATCGATGCGTTGCCCAAACCGATTCAGTTATTGTAACGGGTCGAATCCAGCATCTTTCGGCTCAGCTCTACCGCGAGTCGCCAACGGTATTCATAAGTCGAAATAATATTCTGCAAGCCAATCGCGAGCTGGTTCGCCCGGCTCCGCTTAATCTGGACGGAACCTTCCGGGTCTCGCTGCCACTGATTTATCCGCAGGAAGAAATGTATTTTAATTACGGGCGTATTTCGACGGCCTTTCTGGCATCGGCAGGTACACTTACCATCGAACTGGATGCCGATTCGCTCTTTTCGGTGGCTGTTCCGTTTAAGTTCGGCGGTGTCAATGCACAGGTGAATAGCCAGTTTGCCCGGTATAAAGCCTTTGAAGCCACCTATCCACTTAAACCAGATGGTCGAAAGCTGTCTGCACAAATAGCCAATCTGGGCGATGAAGCGGCTTACCGAATCGTTTCGAGTGCTTATCAGGCTCCGTTTGTGGCTTTTGCGGCAAAAGAAAAGCCGTTCCCGCTTCTCAGACGTTGGGTTAGCTTCGTCAATCGCTACAATGCTGCTGCTTTTGTATACGACAGGGCTACCTACGAGAATGAGAATATCAATAAAGCCCTGAATGATTCGTTACGCCCACCCAATGACCAGCTTCTAACGGCTGCGCGGGCATCGGCCATGAACCGCTTTGCTACCTACACCTCCCAACGACTGACTGCCGAAACAGGTCGCACAAACGGGTTAACGGTACGGGCTTTGGCGCTACTTCTGGAACGTTATGGTAAAAATATAACAGCAGGTGAGCGGCTACGTCTTGACGATTACGCGCAATCGAATTCAGCTCGGCAGGCCGATCTGCGTTTTTTTGATGGTCTGGTCAAGCGTAATCCTGATACCCTCCAGCGGCTGGTGAATTACGAAACGTTGATTCAGCGGGCTATCCGGCAATTCGACAGCACAACAGTCAATTATCTGTCCGCATACTGGCTGGCGGCAACCTTACCAACGGTAACGCTCGATTTTGCCCGGCTCCTGTACGACTATGCCCGTCCGCAGGTGAAAGACCCAGCCCTGGAACAATCGCTGGATGAACTGTATCGGCTCGAAGTAAAAGATAGCACCCGCATCCGAACAGCTATGCAGACATTAAGAAACGGCGGCAGAACCAATAACGCCTTAGAAATTTCGCCGGGCATTTTTGTTACCCGCGATGATTTCGGCAATGGCTCCTCACTATTCGATAAGGTGGTCAATGCCAATCGGGGCAAGGTTATTTATATGCTGGTTGTCTCCCCTACCGATGATGGAGGCCGTCAGGCAGCCCTGGACGCTCAGCGACTACGCAATGCCTACAGTGCCCGCGATTTTGCACTGGTGTATGTACCCATGAGTGGAACCGATAAATCGCTATGGCCTGAATTAGCAACCCGCTACAACCTCACTGGCGACCATTTGCTACTGACCGATTCCCAGCTTTTCGACGCCATTGAACGCCTGCGGCCCGACAACGACCTGTCGGCAGCGGTTATCAATCGTACAGGCAAAATTGTGAAACGCAACGCGCCCTTACCAGCCGATTTCGACGAAGCCCGGAAAGTGATCGATAAAAACTTATAGTTTACACTATTCGGTTTACGGTGGGGGCGCAAGCAGTGTCTTGCGCCCCCACCGTAAACCGAATAGTGTAAACCTACAATCCATACTGGTCGAGCAGATAAACCAAGGCTGCCATTGAGGCTGCTCCAAGCTCAAGTTCACGCTGGCTCACCGTCTCAAATTTATCAGCAGCTGTATGGTGATAGTCGAAATAACGCTGTGAATCAGGCTTGAAACCAAACAGCACTGTTCCTAGCTGCGCCAGAGGGCCAATATCAGCCCCACCGCCACCAGGGCCAATTTCCAGCAAGCCATAAGGGGCCAAAAGTGGTTTCCAAAGCATCACTTTAGCGCGCTGTAGGGGTGACCCAACAATACCAAAGCCCCGTGGCGTAAATCCGCCGTTATCCGATTCTACTGCGGCAATATGATTTTCATTATTTTTCTTAGCCAGATCAGCGTATTGCACACCACCCTTAAGTCCGTTCTCTTCGTTCATGAACATTACGGCCCGAATTGTCCGTTTTGGTCTGATACCCAATGTTTTCAGTATACGTAGCACCTCAATAGATTGTACGCAGCCTGCTCCATCATCATGAGCCCCTTCGGCCAGATCCCAGGAGTCCAGGTGCCCACCCACCACGATAATTTCATCAGGTTTTTCAGTCCCTTTCATTTCACCAACAACGTTATACGATTTGGCGTCGGGCAATGTCTCGCAGTTTTGCTTAAAGTAAAAGGTCAAGCTAGGGTTTTCCTGTAATAGTTTACTCAGTAGATCAGCGCCGTTGGTACTGATGGCAGCCGTCGGAATTAGCGCGACGCCCGTTGCGTAGCGCATCCCTCCTACGTGCGGAAAATCATCGTGGATATTCGTCATTGAACGAACTATGGCTCCTACTGCACCTAGTTTGGCGGCTTCGGTAGCGCCATTGGCTCGCTGTTCAACGGCACCACCATAAGCTTCAAACGTGTTGATTTTGGTTGGGTCCATTGGGCGGTTGTAAAACACGATCTTTCCTTTCACTTTATCAGGGCTCATGGCTCGCAGTTCAGCAAAGCTTTTCACCTCAATTACACCGGCATTTATACCTTTTGGCCCGGTAGCCACCGACCCGCCTAAGGCAGCAATAGGCACGGTTATTTTTTGTTTACCATTCTGAATATAAGCCTCTTCCTTAGCGCCCCGCACCCAGTGAGGTACCATTACCTCCTGCAAAAAGACTCGATCGAAACCCTGTTGCTCCATAATCCACTTCGTCCAGTCAACAGCTTTTTGGGCACCTGCAGAACCACTCAGTCGGGGGCCAATCTGTTTGGTCAGGTAACGGAGCCACTCGTACGATTTACCATGAGTAAGCGCTTCATCGTAGATTTTTCGAATCGCAACAGAATCAGCGGTTTGGGCGCAACCATAACTCACAGTCAAGCTTAGAAGAAGCGTAATTAATTTTCGCATACGAACAGGGTTGTATTGGTTAAAAAGGCAAGATACAGAAAAGACAATATCGCCCCGCGCGAAATTGAAGTGCCTCAGAGACTAGTCAGCAAGAACTACGTCTTATGTACGATTCACCTAATTACAACGGATGCAACGAGACGATACGCTCTGGAAGGCTATTCTGGAAGATATATTTGACGACTTTATGCGATTCTTTATTCCCAATGCCGACGAAGACGAATTTCAACCGCGTTATGTCGATAAGCTGGTTAAACTGTTTACCCGAAACGGCTAGGAAGAATGGATACTGGTCCATGTCGAAGTACAGGGCTATGTTGATTCTGACTTTGCCCACCGCATGTTTACCTATTACTATCGCATTTTGGATAAATACCAGCGCCCGATTACGGCCTTTGCTATTTTGACCGACGCGAATCGCCGGTTTAGTCCTAAGGCCTATGAGCGTTCGTTCTTAGGCACTCATCTGCGTTACGAGTTTAACACCTACAAAGTACTCGACCAACCGGATAATGAACTAAATCATACCGACAATCCCTTTGCAATAGTTGTTCAAACCGTTAAATTAGCCTTACAGGGCCGAAAACGAGGAACAAATGGCGAAGTACTTCTTGAGTTAAAACTCGATTTAGCCAAACGGCTACTTGTAAAAAAAATAGCCAAAGCTAAAATCCGGGTATTGATGGATTTTTTACGGCACTATGTCCGTTTTCATTCCGATACCCTACGAACCAAATTCGATGAGCAAATAAGCATACTTACAAACCAGAGAAAGACAATGGGCCTTGAAGAATTTCTGCTACAACGAGCCGAACAGCAGGGAGAAAAGAGAGGTGAGCGTAAAGGGGAGAAAAAAGGAATAGAAAAGACCAAAAAAATCTTCATTCAAAATCTGCTCACCAAAACCAACCACAGTGACG
This window of the Spirosoma aerolatum genome carries:
- a CDS encoding M28 family peptidase, whose amino-acid sequence is MRKLITLLLSLTVSYGCAQTADSVAIRKIYDEALTHGKSYEWLRYLTKQIGPRLSGSAGAQKAVDWTKWIMEQQGFDRVFLQEVMVPHWVRGAKEEAYIQNGKQKITVPIAALGGSVATGPKGINAGVIEVKSFAELRAMSPDKVKGKIVFYNRPMDPTKINTFEAYGGAVEQRANGATEAAKLGAVGAIVRSMTNIHDDFPHVGGMRYATGVALIPTAAISTNGADLLSKLLQENPSLTFYFKQNCETLPDAKSYNVVGEMKGTEKPDEIIVVGGHLDSWDLAEGAHDDGAGCVQSIEVLRILKTLGIRPKRTIRAVMFMNEENGLKGGVQYADLAKKNNENHIAAVESDNGGFTPRGFGIVGSPLQRAKVMLWKPLLAPYGLLEIGPGGGGADIGPLAQLGTVLFGFKPDSQRYFDYHHTAADKFETVSQRELELGAASMAALVYLLDQYGL
- a CDS encoding RpnC/YadD family protein, whose amino-acid sequence is MFTYYYRILDKYQRPITAFAILTDANRRFSPKAYERSFLGTHLRYEFNTYKVLDQPDNELNHTDNPFAIVVQTVKLALQGRKRGTNGEVLLELKLDLAKRLLVKKIAKAKIRVLMDFLRHYVRFHSDTLRTKFDEQISILTNQRKTMGLEEFLLQRAEQQGEKRGERKGEKKGIEKTKKIFIQNLLTKTNHSDELIADLADVDVSLVSKLRHKLKS